The following are from one region of the Thermosinus carboxydivorans Nor1 genome:
- a CDS encoding IS481 family transposase — protein sequence MDCFDDVREKALARFSLIAPLLAEGLDAAERRRRRREILASTTISDRTLRRYLAAYRKQGFAGLLPQTRSDKGKRRKIPDDVFKHAAKLKEELPERSTLRVLDILVGEKTIKPGEIARSTLARHLARLGLTRRAKSSGTGSRRFQKEHRNKLWQADIKYGPYIVHPQNPQKKLRTYLVAFIDDASRLICHGQFYLEQKLAVLEDCFRKAILKRGIPEGVYIDNGKIFISRWFRLASAKLGIRHITAAPYSPEAKGKIERFNRTVEEFLAEVSLSQPKTLEELNKAFAAWVEEGYNHRPHSALDGQTPAERFQSDVNPIRFATLEECREAFLWEETRRVDKTGCLKLCGKIYEAGIDLIGKTVDVRYDPFDLAEIEIWHNGRKHCLARELIISETSSAKPKEDAGQPDRTASAKPSRLLAVLEQKAIARRKMRLGAIAYRQLGGGDDSV from the coding sequence ATGGATTGTTTTGATGATGTACGGGAGAAAGCGCTGGCAAGATTTTCGCTAATCGCGCCGCTTTTGGCCGAAGGGCTGGACGCTGCCGAGCGTCGTCGGCGGCGACGTGAAATTCTGGCCAGCACTACCATCTCCGACCGTACCCTCAGGCGCTATCTTGCCGCTTACCGTAAGCAGGGCTTTGCCGGGCTTCTGCCCCAAACGCGCAGCGATAAGGGAAAACGCCGAAAAATACCGGATGACGTTTTTAAGCACGCGGCTAAATTAAAAGAAGAACTACCTGAGCGCAGCACCCTTCGCGTTCTCGACATTCTTGTTGGCGAAAAGACGATTAAACCCGGGGAAATAGCCCGTTCTACCTTGGCGCGGCATTTGGCCCGGCTTGGTTTGACCCGGCGTGCTAAATCAAGCGGCACCGGTAGCAGGCGATTTCAAAAAGAGCACCGTAATAAACTTTGGCAGGCAGATATTAAGTATGGTCCATACATAGTGCATCCCCAAAATCCGCAGAAGAAGCTGCGAACCTATTTAGTCGCTTTTATCGACGACGCCAGCCGGCTTATTTGCCATGGTCAGTTTTATCTTGAGCAAAAGCTGGCGGTTCTCGAAGACTGTTTTCGTAAAGCCATCTTAAAACGCGGCATACCGGAAGGTGTTTACATCGACAACGGCAAAATCTTCATTTCCCGCTGGTTCCGACTGGCCTCTGCTAAACTGGGCATACGCCACATCACGGCAGCACCGTACAGTCCTGAGGCCAAAGGGAAAATCGAGCGTTTTAACCGCACCGTGGAAGAATTTCTGGCTGAAGTGAGCTTAAGCCAGCCCAAAACACTTGAAGAATTAAACAAAGCCTTTGCCGCATGGGTAGAAGAAGGCTATAACCACCGGCCGCACAGCGCGCTTGACGGACAAACGCCGGCCGAGCGGTTTCAAAGCGATGTAAACCCCATTCGGTTCGCTACACTTGAAGAATGCCGGGAGGCATTCTTATGGGAAGAAACCCGCCGGGTGGATAAAACAGGCTGTCTTAAGCTGTGCGGCAAGATCTATGAGGCAGGCATCGACCTCATTGGTAAAACCGTAGATGTGCGCTATGATCCCTTTGACCTTGCCGAAATTGAAATATGGCATAACGGCCGGAAACACTGCTTGGCCCGCGAACTAATCATAAGCGAAACAAGCAGCGCTAAACCCAAAGAAGATGCCGGCCAACCTGACAGGACTGCTTCAGCCAAACCATCGCGTTTACTAGCTGTATTGGAGCAGAAGGCCATTGCCAGACGAAAAATGCGTTTAGGCGCCATTGCTTACCGCCAATTGGGCGGAGGTGATGACAGTGTTTGA
- a CDS encoding DUF6431 domain-containing protein encodes MYKLDPATLLCPACQTPSLVRHGAYRRSLTWGCETFVITVYRVKCCHCGRTHAILPDFIAPYRHYALPDIEEAVSRVLDRTIPVEKASKYCDVSTVKRWVYAFKVKVNTVIGLLNSMAIRLYDRAARLIATGSSLNHWQQFLAALSLLGSSAASSEMGLANIYVTSDQTIVFL; translated from the coding sequence TTGTACAAGCTGGATCCTGCCACGCTGTTATGTCCTGCCTGTCAGACACCAAGCCTTGTCCGGCATGGTGCGTATCGGCGCAGCTTGACTTGGGGCTGTGAGACGTTTGTCATTACCGTCTATCGTGTTAAATGTTGCCACTGTGGTCGTACCCATGCCATTTTACCAGATTTCATCGCCCCATACCGTCACTATGCCCTCCCCGACATTGAAGAAGCTGTCAGCAGGGTGCTTGATCGGACTATACCGGTGGAAAAAGCTTCAAAGTATTGTGATGTAAGTACCGTCAAACGCTGGGTTTATGCTTTTAAAGTCAAAGTCAATACCGTAATTGGGCTTTTAAACAGTATGGCCATCAGGCTTTACGACCGCGCAGCAAGACTGATAGCCACCGGCAGCAGCTTAAACCATTGGCAGCAATTCTTAGCGGCACTTTCCCTGCTTGGTTCGTCAGCGGCCAGTTCAGAGATGGGATTAGCCAACATTTATGTTACTTCCGACCAAACAATAGTTTTTTTGTAA
- a CDS encoding BTAD domain-containing putative transcriptional regulator yields MPEIDRLRAKGKVLEFSEQDLAFSYQEIHQFINNFLPVTFTQQEVEQIYKHTEGWIIAIRLILNSLANKPKQNILSQAEYENMEILFEYLAHDVLVRQPEPLQMFLLKSSILESFHAQMCQEILGDEFSYDLLALVRKRGLFLSEIDKGIYRYHNLFREFLRREASKRVPDLQTIHVKAGDYYLRHGEEEQALYHLILGKQWDKAVAILRKISRNLVYSGRGRVLCGYLQQLPAMEHIHPDIIMALGDEARFACNYKKAIGLYEQAAANYSEANDFTGVSNAYRGIGETYLDIIQPLQAQLYLRRAYKALTAEQGKEKAAILGLMAENMINRGNPRRAERYRRLAREFNFEDKNNLEARILLRTGRIYDAIKVVERQLSREKSYHIPCSFRESSLILSLCYAYSGQPDKALATAKEGIRVGEKLRSPFITAVGYIRLAHALLIQLPRDKEQCWLAYQKGLDIGSKLDILRSRTEVLQGQCLLHALENDWSAAKSCGHSGVKITEQVQDRWFTAVLYHTLGMSAAICQQFTEAKAYLQAANRLFHRCGDNFGKAAGAWWLAYIALHRQQPEEFQVAFHSLLSLCNTFGYHFLLERPTLLGDITGFTSKPFFNEAVRLGLLTEEQSAQTAPTFKDTRPGFSTTLRIQALGSLKVWRDGREIVRSDWRRESSRHLFCLLLTARHAGLHKETIMSYLWPEADYEAAARNFKVTLHNLMNILEPARQPRKPSSFIQRQGAVYQWNLTANFWLDVDEFEHAIMQAMNIVYQQPCEAELLLRKSIALYRGDYLEGEQELELYTAERERLVGLYIKAAELMAKLCIRQQRYEEALNWTDVIVKKDKCWEKAYQIKMWCYGKMKNPVMVARTYKKCCETLREELAVKPSYKTTEIYRKFTD; encoded by the coding sequence TTGCCTGAGATTGACCGGTTGCGAGCTAAAGGAAAAGTATTGGAATTTTCTGAGCAAGATTTGGCCTTTAGTTATCAAGAGATACACCAATTTATAAATAATTTTTTGCCTGTCACGTTTACTCAGCAAGAGGTTGAACAAATCTATAAGCATACAGAAGGTTGGATTATCGCTATTAGGCTAATCCTCAATTCATTAGCGAATAAACCCAAACAAAATATTTTATCCCAGGCTGAGTATGAAAATATGGAAATCCTGTTTGAATATTTGGCTCATGATGTCTTGGTCCGCCAGCCTGAGCCGCTGCAAATGTTTTTGCTTAAATCATCTATTTTAGAATCTTTTCATGCGCAAATGTGTCAGGAAATATTAGGTGATGAATTTAGCTACGACTTGTTGGCGCTTGTTCGTAAACGCGGCTTATTTTTATCAGAAATTGATAAAGGGATATACCGTTACCATAACCTATTCCGCGAGTTTTTGCGGCGGGAAGCTAGCAAAAGGGTGCCGGACTTACAAACGATCCATGTTAAAGCCGGCGATTATTATCTTCGGCATGGCGAGGAAGAACAAGCACTGTATCATCTAATATTAGGCAAACAGTGGGATAAAGCAGTAGCGATTTTACGGAAAATTAGCCGGAATTTGGTGTATAGTGGCAGGGGACGGGTTTTGTGCGGCTATTTGCAGCAATTGCCAGCAATGGAGCACATTCACCCGGATATTATTATGGCGTTAGGCGATGAGGCAAGGTTTGCTTGCAATTACAAAAAAGCAATTGGGCTTTATGAGCAAGCGGCTGCAAACTACAGTGAAGCTAACGATTTTACCGGGGTAAGTAATGCTTACCGCGGGATTGGCGAAACCTATTTAGATATTATTCAACCGTTACAAGCGCAGCTATATTTACGCCGGGCTTATAAAGCCCTGACGGCAGAGCAAGGCAAAGAAAAAGCGGCTATCTTAGGGTTAATGGCGGAGAATATGATAAACCGTGGTAACCCTCGGCGGGCGGAAAGATATCGAAGGCTGGCCAGGGAGTTCAACTTTGAGGATAAAAATAATTTGGAGGCCCGTATTTTGTTGCGTACCGGGCGCATATACGACGCAATTAAAGTAGTTGAACGGCAGCTTTCACGGGAAAAAAGTTACCATATACCATGTTCATTCCGAGAAAGTTCCTTAATATTATCGCTATGCTATGCTTATAGCGGGCAACCTGATAAGGCTTTAGCGACAGCGAAGGAAGGCATAAGGGTCGGGGAGAAGTTACGTTCGCCATTTATAACGGCCGTTGGCTATATTCGGCTGGCTCACGCCTTGCTGATCCAGCTGCCCCGCGATAAAGAACAATGTTGGTTAGCTTATCAGAAGGGGTTGGATATTGGGAGTAAGCTGGATATACTACGGAGTCGGACGGAAGTTTTACAAGGCCAATGTTTATTACATGCCCTGGAAAATGATTGGTCAGCAGCGAAAAGTTGCGGTCACAGTGGCGTAAAAATTACCGAACAAGTCCAAGACCGGTGGTTTACCGCCGTACTCTACCATACCTTGGGAATGAGCGCGGCAATTTGTCAACAGTTTACTGAAGCTAAAGCATATTTGCAGGCAGCAAACCGCTTGTTTCACAGGTGTGGCGATAACTTTGGCAAAGCGGCGGGAGCGTGGTGGCTTGCTTATATAGCATTGCATCGGCAGCAGCCCGAAGAGTTTCAAGTCGCGTTTCACTCTTTGTTATCGCTCTGTAATACGTTTGGCTATCATTTTCTGTTAGAACGGCCTACACTGTTAGGGGATATAACCGGTTTTACAAGTAAACCCTTTTTTAATGAAGCAGTCAGATTGGGGCTTTTGACGGAAGAACAATCGGCACAGACAGCACCAACTTTTAAGGATACTCGGCCCGGTTTTTCCACGACGTTGCGCATTCAAGCCTTGGGTTCGCTGAAAGTTTGGCGTGATGGTCGGGAGATAGTGCGGTCAGACTGGCGGCGGGAAAGTTCGCGCCATTTGTTTTGCCTGCTCCTTACGGCCAGGCACGCGGGGCTTCACAAAGAAACGATCATGTCTTATTTATGGCCAGAAGCTGATTACGAAGCAGCTGCAAGGAACTTCAAAGTAACGTTGCATAACCTAATGAATATATTGGAACCTGCTAGGCAGCCGCGTAAGCCCTCCAGCTTTATTCAACGCCAAGGTGCGGTTTATCAATGGAATTTGACGGCTAATTTCTGGTTGGACGTTGATGAATTTGAACATGCGATAATGCAGGCAATGAACATAGTCTATCAGCAACCGTGCGAAGCTGAGCTTCTGCTGCGCAAAAGCATAGCTTTATATCGCGGCGACTATCTAGAGGGCGAGCAGGAACTTGAACTGTACACAGCTGAACGTGAACGATTAGTTGGTCTATATATAAAAGCGGCAGAGCTAATGGCTAAATTGTGTATTCGCCAACAGCGCTATGAGGAGGCTTTAAATTGGACAGATGTCATCGTTAAGAAGGATAAGTGCTGGGAAAAAGCCTACCAGATCAAAATGTGGTGTTATGGGAAAATGAAAAATCCCGTGATGGTCGCCAGAACCTACAAGAAGTGTTGTGAGACCCTGCGCGAAGAACTGGCGGTCAAGCCGTCTTATAAAACAACAGAAATCTATCGCAAATTTACTGACTAG
- a CDS encoding alpha/beta fold hydrolase, producing MFAKVNGINLYYEDQGQGPALVFIHGLGENASSWKRQIEFFSKSFRTIVVDLRGHGRSDDGAEFITMDILAKDVLALLDQLGIEKAHFVGHSMGGLINQEIAAHNLHRMLTMTLSDAAGYYPPPLGTTGLEERLKRIDTLSMEEVAEAITNSACRPEAPEWLKVEVRQMFAANRKQPYRQATISTLKADYRQYHARMKVPTLLLVGQFDKTTPLSYAQFLNEAIIGSKLQIIPDAAHMTKVENPAVYNRALAEFLAPYEPNAALPLLR from the coding sequence GTGTTTGCTAAGGTAAATGGAATTAACCTTTATTATGAGGACCAAGGACAAGGGCCAGCATTGGTGTTTATTCACGGCCTGGGCGAAAACGCCAGCTCCTGGAAACGGCAAATCGAATTTTTTAGTAAGTCTTTCCGCACGATAGTCGTAGACTTGCGCGGTCATGGCCGCAGTGATGACGGGGCCGAGTTCATTACGATGGACATCTTGGCCAAAGATGTTTTGGCGTTGTTAGATCAGTTAGGCATTGAAAAAGCGCACTTCGTAGGGCATTCCATGGGTGGTTTGATAAACCAAGAAATTGCTGCTCACAATTTGCACCGTATGCTGACAATGACGCTCAGCGATGCTGCTGGCTATTATCCACCGCCGCTGGGGACCACCGGCTTAGAAGAAAGGCTCAAAAGAATTGATACGCTAAGCATGGAGGAAGTAGCTGAGGCCATTACGAACAGCGCTTGCCGTCCCGAGGCGCCGGAATGGCTTAAGGTCGAGGTGCGGCAAATGTTTGCGGCTAATCGTAAGCAGCCTTACCGCCAAGCGACCATTTCGACTTTAAAAGCCGATTATCGGCAATACCACGCGCGTATGAAGGTACCTACGTTATTGCTTGTTGGCCAGTTTGACAAGACTACCCCGCTAAGCTATGCGCAATTTCTCAACGAAGCCATTATCGGCTCAAAACTGCAAATTATTCCGGATGCTGCCCATATGACGAAAGTCGAAAACCCGGCTGTTTATAATCGGGCTTTAGCCGAGTTTTTAGCTCCCTATGAGCCAAACGCGGCACTGCCGTTATTAAGATAG
- a CDS encoding MFS transporter: MGKNNKIFYGWWIVLVAFLSIAITYGTKGVFGVVQLQMLDDLHWTRASIAGALSANMMVYAIAAPFVGRIMDKVGIRTILILGALLTGAAFMLVTTVTSPVQFYIYYGLLLGLANTGMGMIPGPTAVNRWFIKKRGRALSIALVASPLGMAVFTFLAKDLLKTIGWKGLFVVMGVAAWVLVIIPAYLLMRSSPEEMGLKPDGETDQAPTSAFSGVSVAPAPSIAQEEEWTLTKLLLSPKAWCLLFGYFVLGGNGWAQQVHQVPHLMQMGLSKDSATVALGFNMTLAILSMLIWPSISDFMKRSTAVVISLVLQALGTFLLLNANTLTMTYAFVFIMGISHYGSYGLFTALAADTFGRRSLGTVSGVMAMVGAGGAALGIYAGGALYDAMGNYRLLWQCGIGALVLATLLIMVLGQMKQQADASVKTTA, encoded by the coding sequence ATGGGAAAAAACAATAAGATCTTTTATGGCTGGTGGATTGTTCTTGTCGCGTTTCTCTCGATTGCGATTACTTATGGTACCAAAGGTGTATTTGGCGTAGTTCAGCTGCAAATGCTGGACGACTTGCACTGGACTCGGGCATCCATTGCCGGGGCGTTATCGGCGAACATGATGGTTTATGCAATTGCAGCTCCGTTTGTTGGACGGATCATGGATAAAGTCGGTATTCGGACGATTTTAATTCTCGGGGCGCTGCTTACCGGAGCTGCTTTTATGTTGGTAACAACCGTAACGAGTCCGGTGCAGTTTTATATCTATTATGGTTTGCTCCTCGGACTGGCTAATACCGGCATGGGTATGATTCCTGGGCCTACGGCCGTTAACCGTTGGTTTATCAAAAAACGGGGGCGCGCTTTGTCTATAGCGCTAGTCGCCTCGCCGCTCGGCATGGCCGTTTTCACTTTCTTGGCAAAAGATTTGCTGAAAACGATTGGATGGAAGGGGCTATTCGTCGTTATGGGCGTCGCCGCCTGGGTTTTGGTTATCATCCCGGCGTATTTGCTGATGCGTTCTTCACCGGAAGAAATGGGGTTAAAACCAGACGGCGAAACTGATCAGGCACCCACTTCAGCTTTCTCCGGTGTCAGTGTTGCTCCTGCTCCCAGTATTGCCCAGGAAGAGGAATGGACGTTAACGAAGTTGTTGCTTTCACCCAAAGCCTGGTGCCTATTGTTCGGTTATTTTGTCCTTGGCGGCAATGGTTGGGCCCAGCAGGTGCATCAGGTGCCTCACCTTATGCAAATGGGGCTGAGTAAAGACTCAGCTACCGTCGCCTTAGGGTTTAACATGACGCTAGCAATCTTGTCGATGTTGATTTGGCCGAGTATCTCCGACTTTATGAAACGCAGCACGGCGGTGGTAATTTCCTTAGTTCTTCAAGCATTAGGCACGTTTTTATTGCTGAACGCAAATACGCTGACCATGACTTATGCCTTTGTCTTTATTATGGGAATTTCTCACTATGGTAGCTACGGGCTGTTTACCGCTTTGGCCGCCGATACTTTTGGCCGTCGCAGCTTAGGTACGGTAAGCGGGGTAATGGCTATGGTGGGGGCCGGCGGCGCAGCCTTAGGTATTTATGCGGGCGGGGCCCTTTACGATGCGATGGGGAATTATAGGTTGTTATGGCAATGCGGTATTGGAGCGCTGGTACTTGCGACATTGTTAATTATGGTATTGGGACAAATGAAGCAACAAGCTGATGCATCCGTGAAAACAACGGCTTAA
- a CDS encoding amidohydrolase family protein, giving the protein MYFRLRTTINTIQLIDNHGHPGFAEFFEALPHEQRIPFAVDTFKTPEESAAGFPYLRDLHYEAYEKFYGFTKSDIQDATKREELARRYDLARRSPGQLVDKIMKAAGVELLLANIALPDSLKGKDNIRFVPSLDPLIFPFDNTPWKRRQLSKYFIGFFEYMLSDLKIKHGYTEEGFDGYLRFIDRVMDSYVQERVVAFKFVIAYARNTYFAKIDISQGPELYAKARRGDAAAYGKLQDLLVWYILRRIRQFDMAVQFHFAVTDNYVNYFDPLNLANILEDEELKDLKLVILHGGYPRFGQAEVLALGGLTPNKVYIDISGRIMFANHPKIIAKMLRTWLEKPVLWDKILYGSDVLWGERYIYTCAKTARDSVYYALAGMIDDDIIDEDTAIAIARKILRENAIRLYNLAPGPTLL; this is encoded by the coding sequence ATGTATTTCCGTTTACGAACTACGATCAACACCATTCAACTCATTGATAACCATGGCCATCCTGGTTTCGCCGAGTTTTTCGAAGCTCTGCCACATGAGCAGCGTATACCGTTTGCCGTTGATACCTTCAAGACGCCGGAAGAAAGCGCGGCTGGCTTTCCCTATTTGCGCGACTTACATTATGAGGCATATGAAAAGTTTTATGGTTTCACAAAGAGTGATATTCAGGACGCGACCAAGCGTGAGGAACTAGCCCGGAGGTACGATTTGGCCAGACGGTCACCTGGCCAGTTAGTTGATAAAATTATGAAAGCGGCCGGTGTGGAGTTATTGCTAGCCAATATAGCGCTACCTGACTCTCTTAAGGGCAAAGATAACATCCGTTTTGTACCATCGCTTGACCCTCTGATTTTTCCGTTTGATAACACTCCCTGGAAACGGCGGCAACTAAGCAAATATTTTATCGGTTTTTTTGAATACATGCTGTCAGATTTAAAAATAAAGCACGGTTATACCGAAGAAGGTTTTGACGGCTACCTCCGGTTTATTGACCGCGTAATGGACAGTTATGTGCAAGAGCGTGTAGTAGCATTTAAATTCGTTATTGCTTATGCTCGTAATACCTATTTTGCGAAAATTGATATAAGCCAAGGCCCGGAACTATATGCGAAAGCGCGGCGCGGTGACGCGGCAGCATACGGAAAGCTGCAGGACCTGTTAGTCTGGTACATTTTACGCCGAATTAGGCAATTTGATATGGCGGTGCAGTTTCATTTCGCGGTTACCGATAACTACGTAAACTACTTTGACCCTTTGAATCTCGCCAATATATTAGAAGATGAAGAGTTGAAAGACCTAAAACTTGTTATCCTGCACGGCGGCTATCCGCGGTTTGGCCAAGCCGAGGTACTGGCGCTGGGAGGATTAACGCCCAACAAAGTCTATATCGACATTTCGGGGAGGATCATGTTTGCCAATCATCCCAAAATCATCGCGAAAATGTTACGCACCTGGCTGGAAAAGCCAGTTCTTTGGGATAAAATTCTGTACGGATCGGACGTCCTATGGGGAGAACGCTATATTTATACTTGTGCTAAAACCGCGCGGGACAGTGTTTATTATGCTTTAGCCGGGATGATCGACGACGACATTATTGATGAAGATACGGCGATTGCTATTGCTCGCAAAATTTTGCGGGAGAATGCTATCCGCCTATATAATCTAGCCCCTGGGCCAACTTTGCTATAA
- a CDS encoding HAD family hydrolase — translation MNILFWDIDGTLMRTDRAGLYAFAHATRDLYGDAAFDFGSIKTAGMTDCYIAGQIIARVTGRAATAGEVQALLSRYEQLLPEYLAIRQGRLMPAVADILACLASDCSYVSLLLTGNTRAGAKAKLTRYGIVQYFDFAASGFGDNTFDRCELAVQALAAAQRRYSVHADRIFVIGDTPNDIRCGKAIGARTIAVATGTYSLDELTQHNPWWAVKQLPPPAEFIAKLAQGLDYIGG, via the coding sequence TTGAACATCCTCTTTTGGGATATTGATGGGACTTTGATGAGAACCGACCGGGCCGGGCTGTACGCTTTTGCCCATGCCACCCGCGACTTATATGGCGATGCCGCTTTCGATTTCGGCAGTATCAAGACCGCGGGCATGACCGACTGCTATATCGCCGGCCAAATTATCGCCCGCGTCACCGGCCGAGCGGCGACCGCCGGCGAAGTCCAGGCCTTACTCAGCCGCTATGAACAGCTTCTACCCGAGTACCTGGCCATCCGCCAAGGCCGGCTGATGCCGGCGGTGGCCGATATTCTCGCCTGCCTTGCCAGCGATTGTTCTTATGTGTCGCTGCTTCTGACCGGCAACACCCGCGCCGGTGCCAAAGCCAAGCTTACCCGTTACGGCATTGTCCAGTATTTTGACTTTGCGGCAAGCGGTTTCGGGGATAATACTTTCGACCGCTGCGAGCTGGCGGTACAAGCGTTGGCGGCGGCCCAGCGCCGCTACAGTGTCCACGCTGACCGGATTTTCGTCATCGGCGATACGCCCAATGACATCCGCTGCGGCAAAGCGATCGGCGCCCGCACGATTGCCGTAGCCACCGGTACTTACTCGCTTGACGAGCTTACCCAGCATAATCCCTGGTGGGCAGTCAAGCAGCTTCCGCCCCCGGCCGAGTTTATAGCAAAGTTGGCCCAGGGGCTAGATTATATAGGCGGATAG
- the motA gene encoding flagellar motor stator protein MotA, with amino-acid sequence MEKSTVLGMLVGVVAISVGMVLKGANLSILLNYAAIMIIFVGTLASLLNAFPLAQIKKLPVLFKLLFKEQQLMPRTELLKLFVEMAQTARREGLLALEGRLEEISDPFLRNGLMMVVDGMDTELIRDVLEAEIELMQERHSKGALMFTQAGTYAPTLGVLGAVVGLIAALGNLDDIEKLGHSIAAAFVATLFGIFSGYVMWHPFANKLKFLSKNEVELKRMMIEGILSLQAGESPNALEAKLVVFIPQSERASLKEKREEK; translated from the coding sequence TTGGAAAAATCAACGGTATTGGGGATGCTGGTCGGCGTAGTGGCCATCAGTGTGGGCATGGTGCTAAAAGGCGCCAATTTGTCAATACTCTTAAACTACGCCGCTATTATGATAATTTTTGTGGGCACCCTTGCCAGTTTGCTCAATGCTTTTCCGCTGGCTCAGATAAAAAAACTGCCGGTACTGTTCAAGCTGCTGTTTAAGGAGCAGCAGCTTATGCCCAGGACGGAACTGTTAAAGTTGTTTGTCGAGATGGCCCAGACGGCCCGGCGGGAAGGCCTCTTGGCCCTGGAAGGCCGTCTGGAAGAAATAAGCGACCCGTTTTTGCGCAACGGCTTGATGATGGTTGTTGACGGCATGGATACTGAGCTTATCCGGGACGTCCTGGAAGCCGAGATTGAACTCATGCAGGAGCGCCACAGCAAGGGGGCCCTGATGTTTACCCAGGCAGGCACGTATGCTCCTACGCTCGGGGTGCTCGGCGCGGTAGTCGGGCTTATTGCCGCCCTGGGCAACCTGGACGATATCGAAAAACTGGGGCATTCCATTGCCGCCGCTTTTGTCGCCACCCTGTTCGGCATATTTTCCGGTTATGTCATGTGGCACCCGTTTGCCAATAAACTAAAGTTTTTGTCCAAAAATGAGGTTGAACTGAAGCGTATGATGATTGAAGGCATTTTATCTCTGCAGGCAGGGGAATCGCCTAACGCCCTTGAGGCAAAACTGGTCGTATTCATCCCGCAGAGCGAGCGTGCTAGCCTGAAAGAAAAACGGGAGGAAAAATAA
- a CDS encoding flagellar motor protein MotB gives MARKQHSHHEEHIDETWLVPYSDMLTLLLALFIVLYASAEVDQKKFEQLAQSFSYAFRGNTSIFESVRTVPYAAEGPPQMPILPKTPPVVSSMSGTNEHAYMMETVQLIELKKQLDRYIAESNLAGDIQTALTDDGLMIRIKDTALFASGRAELKPESLRLGTEIARMIAPLSQRVIVAGHTDNMPINTPEFPSNWDLSTKRALNFMKYMLSQAEIKPERISVSGYGEYRPVASNDTEEGRAKNRRVEVLIMRSYLPDGSKR, from the coding sequence ATGGCTAGAAAGCAGCATTCGCATCACGAGGAACATATTGACGAGACTTGGCTGGTTCCTTATTCCGATATGCTGACCCTCCTCCTTGCCTTGTTTATTGTGCTCTATGCTTCCGCCGAGGTTGACCAGAAAAAATTTGAGCAGCTGGCGCAATCGTTCAGCTATGCCTTTCGGGGCAATACGTCCATTTTCGAAAGCGTCCGCACGGTGCCGTACGCGGCCGAGGGTCCGCCCCAGATGCCAATTTTGCCGAAGACGCCACCGGTGGTGTCCAGCATGTCCGGGACCAATGAGCATGCTTATATGATGGAGACGGTTCAGCTTATTGAGCTAAAAAAACAGCTGGACCGGTATATTGCCGAAAGCAACCTGGCCGGCGACATCCAGACCGCTTTGACTGATGACGGCCTGATGATAAGGATAAAAGACACGGCGTTGTTTGCCTCCGGCCGGGCCGAACTCAAGCCCGAGTCGTTGCGGCTGGGGACGGAGATCGCCCGGATGATAGCGCCGCTTTCGCAAAGGGTAATAGTAGCCGGACACACCGACAACATGCCGATAAATACGCCGGAGTTTCCGAGCAATTGGGATTTGAGCACCAAGCGGGCCCTTAATTTTATGAAATATATGCTGTCGCAGGCCGAAATCAAGCCGGAGCGGATAAGCGTCAGCGGCTATGGCGAATACCGCCCGGTCGCAAGCAATGACACGGAAGAAGGGCGGGCGAAGAACCGGCGGGTCGAGGTGCTGATCATGCGCAGCTATCTGCCGGATGGCAGTAAACGGTGA